One region of Candidatus Hydrogenedentota bacterium genomic DNA includes:
- a CDS encoding helix-turn-helix domain-containing protein yields the protein MKEMQFPGHLLREEREARGLRLDEVRRHIHVPEACLAAFEEGRLSDLPVKAYAVGFLQSYCRFLELDHEPFTAQYHACHVRLSRGGRAFPRISRGPAAPARPAPRWVSEVVTWGTVCAVLVLGWFAYSIVVKPMAETWRGRAEAGTVEITPPSHFDEDR from the coding sequence ATGAAAGAGATGCAATTCCCGGGCCACCTGCTGCGCGAAGAGCGCGAGGCCCGCGGCCTGCGCCTCGACGAGGTGCGGCGGCACATCCATGTGCCCGAAGCATGTCTGGCCGCGTTCGAGGAGGGCCGCCTCTCCGATTTGCCCGTCAAGGCCTACGCCGTCGGGTTCCTCCAGTCCTACTGCCGCTTCCTCGAACTGGACCATGAGCCCTTCACCGCCCAGTACCACGCCTGCCATGTGCGTTTGTCCCGGGGCGGGCGCGCCTTTCCCCGCATCAGCCGCGGACCCGCCGCGCCCGCGCGCCCCGCGCCCCGCTGGGTTTCCGAAGTGGTGACCTGGGGCACGGTGTGCGCCGTGCTGGTACTTGGCTGGTTTGCCTACTCCATCGTCGTCAAGCCCATGGCCGAGACCTGGCGCGGACGCGCCGAGGCCGGCACCGTCGAGATCACCCCGCCCTCCCATTTCGACGAGGACCGCTGA
- a CDS encoding efflux transporter outer membrane subunit, protein MRGAPDRGQAAALRALRLLPCALLLLVPGSCARFVPEARGPEAAGAPAAFTLYEDTAPAPDRWWTQFHSPELDLLVDRAMEGNLGLRQIQARLLQAEMLAVQAGTARYPALEASGDLSATRRRTDTGVSEDPMERAARNLKATGTLVGAAAKPATTFSGAVQSAQTQLQAAETLLTDAPASAVTAVSHSYRFGLSTGFEVDLWGRVNARHQAALLDYEASAEDLRAAMLSLSGAVTRQWLAITAARQELELVRRQLELNRTRLELLELRLRRGLATALDVYQQRQIVAQTESLLPPLESSLESARHELAVLLGLPPRAELGLEAGQFPNPGPMPDPGLPADLLARRPDVRAAGLELRAADWRIGAARADRLPALRLTGSAAYDAREWDLLFDNWFATLAASLTGPVFDAGRRKAEVARTRAVADERLAAYRQTVLNSVKEVENALLQETRQVELLAALNRELDAARATQDQALDRYRNGLVDYLPVLSALLQIQALERRVLQAELVRLERRVQACVALGGAWMAEDTAAPARPPHGEEVTP, encoded by the coding sequence ATGCGCGGCGCACCGGACAGAGGACAGGCCGCCGCGCTTCGCGCCCTCCGGCTGCTGCCCTGCGCCCTGCTCCTGCTCGTGCCGGGTTCCTGCGCGCGCTTTGTCCCTGAAGCGCGCGGCCCGGAGGCGGCGGGCGCGCCCGCCGCGTTCACCCTCTACGAGGACACCGCCCCGGCGCCGGACCGGTGGTGGACGCAGTTTCACTCCCCCGAACTGGACCTGCTGGTGGACCGCGCGATGGAGGGCAACCTGGGCCTCCGCCAAATTCAGGCCCGGCTGCTCCAGGCCGAGATGCTGGCGGTGCAGGCGGGAACGGCGCGGTACCCCGCCCTGGAAGCCTCGGGCGACCTTTCCGCCACCCGCCGCCGCACCGACACGGGCGTTTCCGAGGACCCAATGGAGCGGGCGGCGCGCAATTTGAAGGCGACGGGCACGCTGGTGGGCGCGGCGGCGAAGCCCGCCACAACCTTCTCCGGCGCGGTGCAGTCCGCGCAGACCCAGCTTCAGGCGGCGGAGACCCTGTTAACCGACGCGCCCGCCTCCGCCGTCACGGCGGTGAGCCATTCCTACCGCTTCGGCCTGTCCACGGGATTCGAGGTGGACCTGTGGGGCCGGGTCAACGCGCGGCACCAGGCGGCCCTCCTCGACTATGAGGCCTCGGCGGAGGACCTGCGCGCCGCCATGCTCAGCCTCTCCGGCGCGGTCACCCGCCAGTGGCTCGCCATCACCGCCGCCCGGCAGGAGCTGGAACTGGTGCGGCGCCAGCTTGAACTGAACCGGACCCGCCTCGAACTGCTTGAACTGCGCCTGCGCCGGGGCCTGGCCACGGCGCTCGACGTGTACCAGCAGCGGCAGATTGTCGCCCAGACCGAGTCGCTCCTCCCGCCCCTCGAGTCGTCCCTGGAAAGTGCCCGCCATGAGCTGGCGGTGCTGCTCGGCCTGCCGCCCCGCGCGGAGCTGGGCCTTGAGGCGGGGCAGTTCCCCAATCCCGGCCCAATGCCCGACCCCGGCCTGCCCGCCGACCTGCTCGCGCGCCGTCCGGATGTGCGGGCCGCCGGGCTCGAACTGCGCGCGGCGGACTGGCGGATTGGCGCGGCCCGGGCCGACCGGCTGCCGGCACTGCGCCTGACAGGCAGCGCCGCGTATGACGCCCGCGAATGGGACCTCCTCTTTGACAACTGGTTTGCCACCCTGGCCGCCAGCCTGACCGGGCCCGTGTTTGACGCGGGACGGCGCAAGGCCGAGGTCGCCCGCACCCGCGCGGTGGCGGACGAGCGCCTTGCGGCCTACCGCCAGACCGTTTTGAACAGTGTGAAGGAGGTCGAGAACGCCCTTCTGCAGGAAACCAGGCAGGTGGAACTGTTGGCGGCCCTGAACCGCGAGCTGGACGCCGCCCGGGCAACGCAGGACCAGGCGCTGGACCGCTACCGGAACGGGCTGGTGGACTATCTGCCCGTCCTGTCCGCGCTGCTCCAGATTCAGGCCCTCGAGCGGCGCGTCCTTCAGGCGGAACTGGTCCGGCTCGAACGGCGCGTCCAGGCCTGCGTCGCCCTGGGCGGCGCATGGATGGCGGAGGACACGGCGGCGCCCGCGCGCCCGCCCCACGGCGAGGAAGTCACCCCATGA
- a CDS encoding efflux RND transporter permease subunit — MSAPRNSRIMRGPLAWMTTHGVAANLIMLACLVGGFITMRNIKQEVFPDISLDTVSVSVAYPGASPEEVENGILLSIEEAVRNLEGIKETVSVAREGMGMVTVELMLGADPQRLSQEIKSEVDRIVTFPEEAEEPQVRIDQFRREVLSVALYGDVPATTLHRLGERLRDHLLQSPDITQVDLEGVPPLEINIEMPQAELRRHGLTAADVAARLAAAAADIPGGGLKTGSGEVLLRLKERREFGKQFAALPVVTTGSGGQVLLRDIAAIDDSFADTDRDSRFNGRRAIALEVYRVGKETPLSVAAAARKQLDTFMPYLPPGISVSVYDDRSETYRQRVNLLLKNGAIGLALVLVFLGLFLEARLAFWVMMGVPISFMGSFLFLPAADISINMMSLFAYIIALGIVVDDAIVVGENVYHHHQEGKPFMEAAILGVREVAVPVVFSILTNIVAFMPIYFIPGTVGKTFQMIPVVVCIVFTISLVESLFVLPAHLAHQRDRHRTGLRGWLHARQQGFSRWFTHWVRDRYGPFLLFTMRHRYLTVAAALGMLAVASSYALSGRMGFQLYPIVESDYADATLVLPFGAPAERTEAIAARLEAGAQKVLEDSGHPELVKSVITDIGIQGSHTARVRVELAPPEIRQAIMNTTEFTQRWRQAVGEVAGVEFLRFAADSGGPGSRGRPIAVELSHRDIGVLEEASTDLANIVATYPGVDDVDDGFRPGKPQLDFVLKPEGRSLGLTPREVARQVRASFYGAEVLRQQRGRNEIKVMVRLPKQDRATEQTIHDLLIRTPAGAFVPFREIASFDRGRAYTTIDRRNGRRVVQVSAEITPRSRTGEVLADLRDKVMPEVIKRHPGLTYSFEGQQADIRDSLDSLRTTFLLALLAIYALLAIPFRSYTQPLVVMLSIPYGIVGAVIGHLIMGFDLCIPSMFGIVALSGVVVNDSLVLIDFANNQHRRTGAALHDAIHAAAIQRFRPVLLTTLTTFGGLAPMIFETSRQARFLIPMALSLGYGIVFATLITLLIIPSMYLAMDDLTKLFTRTTS, encoded by the coding sequence ATGAGCGCGCCGCGCAATTCCCGCATCATGCGCGGCCCCCTGGCCTGGATGACCACCCACGGTGTCGCGGCAAACCTGATCATGCTGGCCTGCCTTGTCGGCGGGTTCATCACCATGCGCAACATCAAGCAGGAGGTGTTCCCCGACATCTCGCTGGACACGGTTTCCGTGTCCGTGGCCTATCCCGGCGCGAGTCCCGAGGAGGTGGAAAACGGCATCCTGCTCTCCATCGAGGAGGCTGTGCGGAACCTTGAGGGCATCAAGGAGACCGTTTCCGTCGCCCGCGAGGGCATGGGCATGGTCACGGTCGAACTGATGCTCGGGGCCGACCCCCAGCGCCTCTCCCAGGAAATCAAGAGCGAGGTGGACCGCATCGTCACCTTTCCCGAGGAGGCCGAGGAGCCCCAGGTCCGCATAGACCAGTTCCGCCGGGAAGTGCTGTCCGTGGCCCTGTACGGCGATGTGCCCGCCACCACCCTGCACCGGCTGGGCGAGCGGCTCCGGGACCATCTGCTTCAGTCTCCGGACATCACCCAGGTGGACCTGGAGGGCGTGCCCCCCCTCGAAATCAACATCGAGATGCCCCAGGCGGAACTGCGCCGGCACGGGCTCACCGCGGCCGATGTGGCCGCCCGGCTTGCCGCGGCGGCCGCCGACATTCCGGGGGGCGGCCTGAAAACGGGCAGCGGCGAGGTGCTGCTGCGCCTCAAGGAGCGGCGTGAATTCGGGAAGCAGTTCGCCGCCCTTCCCGTTGTCACCACCGGGTCCGGCGGGCAGGTGCTGCTGCGCGACATCGCCGCGATAGACGACAGTTTCGCCGACACGGACCGGGATTCCCGCTTCAACGGGCGGCGCGCCATCGCGCTGGAGGTCTACCGGGTCGGAAAGGAGACCCCCCTCTCCGTTGCGGCGGCGGCCCGGAAACAGTTGGACACCTTCATGCCGTATCTTCCTCCCGGCATCTCCGTCTCAGTCTATGACGACCGCTCGGAAACGTACCGCCAGCGGGTGAATTTGCTGCTGAAAAACGGCGCGATAGGTCTTGCGCTTGTGCTTGTGTTCCTTGGGCTGTTCCTCGAGGCGCGCCTCGCCTTCTGGGTCATGATGGGCGTCCCCATCTCGTTCATGGGCTCCTTCCTCTTTCTTCCGGCGGCGGACATCAGCATCAACATGATGAGCCTTTTCGCCTACATTATCGCCCTGGGCATTGTCGTGGACGACGCGATTGTGGTGGGTGAAAACGTCTACCACCACCATCAGGAGGGCAAACCGTTCATGGAGGCGGCCATTCTCGGCGTCCGCGAGGTGGCCGTGCCGGTGGTCTTCAGCATATTGACCAACATTGTGGCCTTCATGCCCATTTATTTCATTCCCGGCACGGTTGGAAAAACCTTTCAGATGATCCCGGTGGTCGTCTGCATCGTCTTCACCATTTCCCTGGTGGAGAGCCTTTTCGTGCTGCCCGCGCATCTCGCCCACCAGCGCGACCGCCACCGCACCGGGCTGCGGGGATGGCTCCATGCGCGCCAGCAGGGTTTCAGCCGCTGGTTCACGCACTGGGTGCGGGACCGTTACGGGCCCTTCCTCCTCTTTACCATGCGCCACCGTTATCTCACGGTGGCCGCCGCACTGGGCATGCTGGCCGTCGCCTCCTCCTACGCCCTGAGCGGGCGCATGGGCTTCCAGCTCTATCCCATCGTCGAGTCGGACTATGCCGACGCCACCCTTGTGCTGCCCTTCGGCGCGCCCGCGGAACGCACCGAGGCCATCGCCGCGCGCCTGGAGGCGGGCGCCCAAAAGGTGCTCGAAGACTCGGGGCACCCCGAACTCGTCAAGTCGGTCATCACCGACATCGGCATTCAGGGCAGCCACACCGCGCGGGTCCGCGTCGAGCTGGCCCCCCCCGAAATCCGGCAGGCCATCATGAACACCACCGAGTTCACCCAGCGCTGGCGCCAGGCCGTGGGCGAGGTCGCCGGGGTGGAGTTTCTCCGTTTCGCCGCCGACTCGGGCGGGCCGGGCAGCCGCGGGCGGCCCATCGCCGTGGAGCTCAGCCACCGTGACATCGGCGTCCTCGAGGAGGCAAGCACGGACCTTGCAAACATTGTCGCCACCTATCCCGGCGTTGACGATGTGGACGACGGGTTCCGGCCGGGCAAGCCCCAGTTGGACTTTGTGCTCAAGCCCGAGGGACGGAGCCTGGGGCTCACCCCGCGCGAAGTGGCCCGCCAGGTGCGGGCATCGTTTTACGGCGCCGAGGTGCTCCGGCAGCAGCGGGGCCGGAACGAGATCAAGGTGATGGTCCGCCTGCCGAAGCAGGACCGCGCCACGGAGCAGACCATCCATGATCTGCTCATCCGGACCCCGGCGGGCGCGTTTGTCCCCTTCCGCGAGATAGCCTCCTTTGACCGGGGCCGCGCCTACACCACCATTGACCGGCGCAACGGCCGCCGTGTGGTCCAGGTCTCCGCGGAAATCACCCCGCGCAGCCGCACCGGCGAGGTGCTCGCGGACCTGCGGGACAAGGTGATGCCGGAAGTCATCAAAAGGCATCCGGGGCTGACCTACAGTTTCGAGGGGCAGCAGGCGGACATCCGCGACAGCCTGGACAGCCTGCGCACGACGTTTCTTCTGGCGCTGCTCGCCATCTATGCCCTGCTCGCCATTCCCTTCCGCAGCTACACCCAGCCTCTTGTCGTCATGCTCAGCATTCCCTACGGCATTGTCGGCGCCGTCATCGGCCACCTCATCATGGGCTTTGACCTCTGCATTCCGAGCATGTTCGGCATTGTCGCCCTCTCCGGCGTCGTGGTCAACGATTCTCTGGTCCTTATTGATTTCGCAAACAACCAGCACCGGCGCACAGGCGCGGCCCTTCATGACGCCATCCACGCCGCCGCGATTCAGCGGTTCCGGCCCGTGCTGCTGACCACGCTCACCACCTTTGGCGGTCTCGCCCCGATGATCTTCGAGACCTCGCGCCAAGCCCGCTTTCTCATCCCCATGGCACTCTCTTTGGGCTACGGCATCGTATTTGCCACTTTAATTACCTTATTGATTATCCCCTCCATGTACCTCGCCATGGATGATCTCACAAAATTGTTCACCCGCACCACGTCATAA
- a CDS encoding DNA translocase FtsK: MGALALGKVGLISAEWKYYALGVVVFLLTMLLMVSLLTDGFVAGEQAGRPLDGMLSVGNMLGPVGAFVAGSLAFVAGDASHVLYAITFIWVLMLFSQRPLDRLFTRLAGLMILVGAVAGMLHIDFTSGWTNSFAGGAFGAFIAERLLLPYFGRAGANVMGCMLALVGLLLATDFLFIHLLLYAQRALFHAGHLLLLGGAAFLGMGGGYRRWRTSRRLARVRARVAPRPSDESPLDAPPEVEAPEFPPATRSPWSGATVEPAIHIGRSMPPAPAKAAAQPEPVSLELPFDEVPEEAPPASPAMAQGQDDDIFSGGDGLDDMEDSLSMLRGAAEPPEAGMRTVFANEAGDGTKAAAAAAPAAKAARISFDLPAPRPVRRKTAETDELPDDYVYPKRYTLPPLEMFHPPECRVIPNLTEKLRRTSMLLEETLRTFGIEARVTDVTRGPTITRFELEPAPGIKVSRFQALTDDIALALEATGVRVEAPIPGKARVGIEASNEERDPVVIRELLEHRDFTKGKGKLNLALGKGISGGVCIADLTRMPHLLVAGATGAGKTVCVKSLLASLLLQHTPDELQLMLIDPKMVELSIFNDIPHLITPVVTEAKKAATALTWLISEMDERYRLFAHLRVRNIEVYNESVENGEIELEGGAHAGQSVNVVRKLPYIVCIIDELADLMMLARAEVEDCIARLAQLARAVGIHLIIATQRPSVDVITGVIKANFPTRVSFQVSSRVDSRCILDEIGAERLIGMGDMLYLPAGQSKPDRIQGAFVGDDEMNALVSWLKRQAPPQYRDEIERFGRGKDASAESPDEDDPLFADAVRVVLETEQASISMVQRRLRVGYTRAARLIDMMEMKGIIGPHTGSKAREILVDPSARDEVA; this comes from the coding sequence ATGGGAGCATTGGCTTTGGGCAAGGTCGGGCTTATCAGCGCGGAGTGGAAATATTACGCACTAGGGGTTGTGGTCTTTTTGCTGACCATGCTCCTGATGGTGTCGTTGCTGACCGACGGCTTTGTGGCGGGGGAACAGGCGGGCCGTCCGCTTGACGGCATGCTTTCGGTGGGGAACATGCTTGGGCCGGTGGGGGCCTTTGTCGCGGGTTCGCTCGCCTTTGTCGCCGGGGACGCGTCCCATGTCCTTTACGCCATCACCTTTATCTGGGTGTTGATGCTTTTCAGCCAGCGGCCGCTGGACCGTCTTTTCACCCGGCTTGCGGGGCTGATGATTCTGGTCGGCGCGGTGGCGGGGATGCTCCACATTGATTTCACCTCCGGGTGGACGAACAGTTTCGCCGGGGGCGCCTTTGGCGCGTTCATCGCGGAGCGGCTGCTCCTGCCGTATTTCGGGCGGGCGGGCGCCAATGTGATGGGGTGCATGCTGGCGCTGGTGGGGCTCCTGCTGGCCACGGACTTTCTCTTCATCCATCTACTGCTTTACGCGCAGCGCGCCCTGTTCCATGCGGGCCACCTCCTGCTGCTGGGCGGCGCGGCGTTTCTGGGCATGGGCGGCGGTTACCGCCGCTGGCGGACGAGCCGCCGTCTGGCGCGGGTGCGCGCCCGCGTGGCGCCCCGGCCCTCGGACGAGTCCCCCCTGGACGCCCCGCCCGAGGTGGAGGCGCCGGAATTCCCGCCCGCGACACGCTCCCCATGGAGCGGCGCAACCGTTGAGCCCGCCATCCACATCGGCCGGAGCATGCCCCCGGCGCCCGCGAAGGCCGCGGCACAGCCGGAGCCCGTTTCGCTGGAACTGCCCTTTGACGAGGTGCCCGAAGAGGCGCCGCCCGCGTCTCCGGCCATGGCGCAGGGGCAGGACGACGACATTTTTTCCGGCGGTGACGGCCTGGACGACATGGAGGACAGCCTGTCCATGCTGCGCGGCGCGGCGGAACCGCCGGAGGCGGGCATGCGGACCGTGTTCGCCAACGAGGCGGGGGACGGTACCAAGGCGGCGGCGGCGGCGGCGCCCGCGGCCAAGGCCGCGCGCATCTCTTTTGACCTTCCGGCGCCCCGTCCCGTCCGCCGCAAGACGGCGGAGACCGACGAGCTGCCCGACGACTACGTTTATCCCAAGCGGTACACCCTGCCGCCCCTGGAGATGTTCCACCCGCCCGAGTGCCGCGTCATTCCTAACCTGACGGAGAAACTGCGCCGCACCAGCATGCTGCTGGAGGAGACCCTGCGGACCTTCGGCATCGAGGCGCGGGTGACGGACGTGACGCGCGGCCCGACGATCACGCGGTTCGAGCTCGAGCCCGCGCCGGGCATCAAGGTGAGCCGGTTCCAGGCCCTGACCGACGACATTGCGCTGGCGCTGGAGGCGACGGGGGTGCGCGTCGAGGCGCCCATCCCCGGCAAGGCGCGGGTGGGCATCGAGGCGTCGAACGAGGAGCGCGACCCGGTGGTCATCCGGGAGCTGCTGGAGCACCGGGACTTCACCAAGGGCAAGGGCAAACTGAACCTGGCCCTGGGCAAGGGCATCAGCGGCGGGGTGTGCATCGCGGACCTGACGCGCATGCCCCACCTGCTCGTGGCCGGGGCCACGGGCGCGGGCAAGACGGTCTGCGTGAAGTCGCTGCTGGCGAGCCTGCTTTTGCAGCACACGCCGGACGAGCTGCAACTGATGCTGATAGACCCGAAAATGGTGGAGCTCTCCATCTTCAACGACATCCCCCACCTCATCACGCCCGTCGTGACCGAGGCTAAGAAGGCCGCCACGGCGCTGACCTGGCTCATCAGCGAGATGGACGAGCGCTACCGCCTCTTCGCCCACCTGCGCGTGCGCAACATCGAGGTGTACAACGAGAGCGTGGAGAACGGCGAGATCGAGCTGGAGGGCGGCGCGCACGCGGGGCAGTCGGTGAACGTGGTGCGCAAGCTGCCCTACATCGTGTGCATCATAGACGAGCTGGCGGACCTGATGATGCTGGCGCGGGCAGAGGTCGAGGACTGCATCGCCCGGCTGGCGCAGCTTGCGCGGGCCGTGGGGATTCACCTCATCATCGCCACCCAGCGCCCCTCCGTGGACGTGATCACGGGGGTCATCAAGGCGAACTTCCCCACCCGCGTCTCCTTCCAGGTGTCGTCACGGGTGGACTCGCGCTGCATCCTGGACGAGATTGGCGCGGAGCGCCTGATCGGCATGGGCGACATGCTCTACCTGCCGGCGGGCCAGAGCAAGCCCGACCGCATCCAGGGCGCCTTTGTGGGCGACGACGAGATGAACGCCCTGGTCTCCTGGCTGAAACGGCAGGCGCCGCCGCAGTACCGGGACGAGATCGAGCGTTTCGGACGGGGCAAGGACGCCTCGGCGGAGTCCCCGGACGAGGACGACCCGCTTTTCGCGGACGCCGTCCGGGTGGTGCTGGAAACGGAGCAGGCCTCGATTTCAATGGTGCAACGGAGACTCCGTGTGGGGTATACTAGGGCCGCAAGGCTTATTGACATGATGGAGATGAAGGGGATCATCGGTCCCCACACCGGCAGCAAAGCGCGCGAAATTCTCGTGGACCCATCGGCAAGGGACGAAGTGGCATGA
- a CDS encoding efflux RND transporter periplasmic adaptor subunit has protein sequence MSELPVPETAGTSPKAPPFQTLLRWLGRLFRLALFITILGVSGAISWHWMSNPPTTERRPPGAHATLVEVTPVEPAPARVTVRAMGTVVPAREIQMAARVAGQVREVSPEFVPGGHFKTGDRILVVEKKDYELAVAQQEGNLVRAEAEATLEGGQQAVSRREYELLGGDVTEEERNLLLRRPQRASKEAAVAVARAALEKARVDLERATVTAPFNAMVLERRTDLGAYVSPGTPLASLVGTDEYWVEVSVPAGELSRISIPGSPVRVYHEAAWGEGAFREGTVVRLLPGLEPQGRMARLLAAVPDPLGLLSEETRERPLLLDAFVRAEIGGDEMPPVVRVPRPVLHEGGKVWVMLPDKTLDIREVSIVWGTDDAVYVSDGLRAGDLLVTSEIGAAVPGMALRTVEDGGPDRPQGNAGP, from the coding sequence ATGAGCGAACTGCCCGTTCCCGAAACCGCCGGGACATCCCCCAAGGCCCCGCCCTTTCAAACCCTGCTACGCTGGCTGGGCCGCCTCTTTCGGCTGGCCCTTTTCATCACGATTCTCGGCGTGTCCGGCGCCATTTCCTGGCACTGGATGAGCAACCCGCCCACAACCGAGCGGCGCCCCCCCGGAGCCCACGCCACACTGGTCGAGGTGACACCCGTTGAGCCCGCGCCGGCCCGCGTCACCGTCCGGGCCATGGGCACCGTGGTGCCCGCCAGGGAAATCCAGATGGCCGCCCGCGTCGCCGGGCAGGTGCGCGAGGTCAGCCCGGAGTTTGTCCCGGGCGGACACTTCAAAACCGGGGACCGCATCCTGGTGGTGGAGAAGAAAGACTACGAACTGGCCGTGGCCCAGCAGGAGGGGAACCTGGTCCGCGCCGAGGCCGAGGCAACCCTCGAGGGGGGACAGCAGGCCGTGTCGCGCCGCGAGTATGAACTGCTGGGCGGCGATGTAACGGAGGAGGAGCGAAACCTGCTCCTGCGCCGGCCCCAGCGGGCCTCCAAAGAGGCCGCCGTGGCCGTGGCGCGGGCCGCGCTTGAAAAGGCCCGGGTGGACCTGGAGCGCGCGACCGTCACCGCCCCCTTCAACGCGATGGTGCTGGAGCGGCGCACGGACCTGGGGGCCTATGTGTCCCCGGGCACGCCCCTCGCCTCGCTGGTGGGCACGGACGAATACTGGGTCGAAGTCTCCGTCCCCGCGGGCGAGCTGTCCCGGATTTCCATTCCCGGCTCCCCGGTCAGGGTCTACCACGAGGCGGCCTGGGGGGAGGGCGCGTTCCGGGAAGGGACTGTGGTCCGGCTCCTTCCGGGACTCGAGCCGCAGGGGCGCATGGCGCGGCTGCTGGCGGCGGTGCCCGATCCGCTGGGGCTGCTTTCAGAGGAAACCCGCGAACGCCCCCTGCTGCTGGACGCCTTTGTCCGCGCCGAGATAGGGGGCGACGAAATGCCCCCCGTGGTGCGGGTGCCCCGTCCCGTGCTGCACGAGGGCGGCAAGGTCTGGGTCATGCTGCCGGACAAGACGCTGGACATCCGCGAAGTCTCCATTGTCTGGGGCACGGACGACGCGGTGTATGTGTCCGACGGGCTGCGCGCCGGTGATTTGCTGGTCACCAGCGAGATAGGCGCGGCGGTGCCGGGCATGGCCCTGCGCACCGTCGAAGACGGCGGCCCGGACCGGCCCCAAGGAAACGCCGGTCCATGA
- a CDS encoding Gfo/Idh/MocA family oxidoreductase yields MNTLRVGFVGLGGICRQRHLPGLLRLPDIELAAVSNRSRASAAAAALEFGIPDIHDHWEELVARDDLDAVFIGTWPYMHRTVSIAALEAGKHVFCQARMAMNLPEALDMRGTARRAGKVAMLCPVPFGLSVDRTIARMLRDGVIGPVRHVSVRSFSGAWTDPEAPMTWRKDHRLSGLNMQTLGMHAEVLHRWFGPTRALSAHTAIYTPERRDTTGEFQEVQIPDQVLINAVMDNGVAAQYVISGMAGVAGDSIDIMGEKGALHYDVERDLLFHRRAGGRLDPVEILPEDAYDVAQWRVEEDFVRAVREGAEYHPDFEDGVLYMRVVQAVADSAESGETVLLDEED; encoded by the coding sequence ATGAACACGCTTCGCGTCGGTTTTGTGGGACTGGGCGGCATCTGCCGGCAGCGGCATCTGCCGGGGCTGCTGCGGCTGCCGGATATTGAACTGGCGGCGGTGTCCAACCGCAGCCGCGCCTCCGCGGCCGCCGCCGCCCTCGAGTTCGGCATTCCGGACATCCACGACCACTGGGAGGAGCTGGTGGCGCGGGACGACCTGGACGCAGTGTTCATCGGCACCTGGCCCTATATGCACCGGACCGTGTCCATCGCCGCGCTGGAGGCGGGGAAGCATGTGTTCTGCCAGGCGCGGATGGCCATGAACCTCCCCGAGGCGCTGGACATGCGCGGCACGGCGCGGCGCGCCGGGAAAGTGGCCATGCTCTGCCCGGTGCCCTTCGGCCTGAGCGTGGACCGCACCATCGCGCGGATGCTCCGCGACGGGGTGATCGGCCCGGTCCGGCATGTCTCCGTGCGGAGTTTCTCCGGCGCGTGGACGGACCCGGAGGCGCCCATGACCTGGCGCAAGGACCACCGCCTCTCGGGGCTGAACATGCAGACCCTCGGCATGCACGCCGAAGTGCTCCACCGCTGGTTTGGGCCGACCCGCGCGCTCTCGGCCCACACCGCCATTTACACCCCCGAACGCCGCGACACGACGGGCGAGTTCCAGGAGGTGCAAATCCCCGACCAGGTCCTCATCAACGCGGTCATGGACAACGGCGTCGCGGCGCAGTATGTCATCAGCGGCATGGCGGGCGTGGCGGGCGACAGCATTGACATCATGGGCGAGAAGGGCGCCCTCCACTACGACGTGGAACGGGACCTCCTTTTCCACCGCCGCGCCGGGGGCAGGCTGGACCCGGTCGAAATCCTGCCGGAGGACGCCTACGATGTGGCGCAGTGGCGCGTCGAGGAGGACTTCGTCCGGGCCGTCCGCGAGGGCGCCGAATACCACCCCGACTTCGAGGACGGCGTCCTGTACATGCGCGTGGTGCAGGCCGTGGCCGACAGCGCGGAATCCGGGGAGACGGTCCTGCTGGACGAGGAGGACTGA